In Rhodothermia bacterium, one DNA window encodes the following:
- a CDS encoding YceI family protein, protein MKAPQVTPPPTPPAPGTYNLDKSHSQVLFSVTHMGISTVTGTFKQIDGKVVIGNKGLSSLSTEATIQTASISTQNDGRDNHLRNDDFFNAEKFPTATFKSKSVKVSGNNLTIVGDLTIRDVTKTVTLKGKYLGTVSSKRGDQTITKIAFEASTTIKRMQYGLKWNNLMEAGGLVVSDDVKITLSIQANKQ, encoded by the coding sequence ATGAAGGCTCCACAAGTAACCCCACCACCAACGCCTCCCGCACCCGGAACCTACAACTTAGACAAGTCCCATTCTCAAGTACTATTTAGCGTTACCCACATGGGCATTTCTACCGTTACCGGAACCTTCAAGCAAATAGACGGGAAAGTGGTTATTGGCAATAAAGGATTAAGCAGCCTCAGCACCGAAGCCACCATCCAAACGGCCAGTATCTCTACCCAAAATGACGGACGAGACAACCACTTGCGCAACGACGATTTCTTTAATGCAGAGAAATTCCCGACCGCCACCTTTAAATCCAAGAGTGTGAAAGTCTCTGGCAACAACCTCACCATTGTGGGTGACTTAACCATCCGCGATGTAACCAAAACTGTGACCCTAAAAGGAAAATACCTCGGAACGGTAAGCTCTAAGCGTGGTGATCAAACCATCACCAAAATTGCTTTTGAAGCCAGTACAACCATCAAGCGTATGCAATATGGCCTTAAGTGGAACAATTTGATGGAAGCAGGCGGATTAGTGGTGAGCGACGACGTGAAAATCACCTTGTCTATCCAAGCCAATAAGCAATAA
- a CDS encoding peptidoglycan-binding protein: protein MAAFVFTESDLRRLFQINQFEIPQNEMVFFGLRGCLPMDARAEQFLDRHSLVVTDVNYLNPRCTIGQWIPARRVFTIFPGSTVPHMKYIQKALARGGAGANRMFIGYYTYTKGKHRPSPSGTHDAWRHPDTELRPILRTGDDLKYEITDKIELAVPYDNLHAAWSSGTGGSYSSAGCQVIVGFPNPNRGPWKTFKNYGYSIPQTKFRYALLEGLKAAQVVSNPNTPLTARVLFGSSGDLVRKLEEALAAKGLHPAGDKINGVMDVETWKAIHKFQVQVFGEDEADGIVGRMTAESLGITDWPRV from the coding sequence ATGGCTGCTTTCGTTTTCACAGAATCGGACCTTCGCCGTTTATTTCAGATCAATCAGTTTGAAATCCCTCAGAACGAAATGGTTTTCTTCGGTCTCAGGGGCTGTTTACCAATGGATGCCCGTGCCGAGCAATTCTTAGACCGACACTCTTTGGTGGTCACCGATGTAAACTATTTGAACCCAAGATGTACCATCGGGCAGTGGATTCCGGCACGACGGGTCTTTACCATCTTTCCCGGAAGTACCGTACCCCATATGAAGTACATCCAGAAAGCCCTTGCACGCGGTGGGGCGGGCGCGAACCGGATGTTCATCGGCTATTATACCTATACCAAAGGAAAACACCGACCAAGCCCGTCCGGAACGCATGATGCTTGGCGACACCCCGATACCGAGTTACGACCTATCCTAAGAACGGGGGACGATCTTAAGTACGAAATTACGGACAAAATTGAGTTGGCCGTCCCGTATGACAACCTGCACGCCGCATGGAGTTCCGGAACCGGAGGAAGTTACAGCAGTGCGGGCTGTCAAGTCATTGTGGGCTTCCCAAACCCCAACCGAGGCCCTTGGAAAACATTTAAAAATTACGGCTACTCAATCCCGCAAACAAAATTCCGGTATGCGTTACTGGAGGGTTTAAAGGCTGCCCAAGTGGTCTCAAATCCCAATACGCCCCTTACCGCAAGAGTGCTTTTTGGCTCTTCGGGGGATTTGGTGCGAAAACTTGAAGAGGCTCTTGCCGCAAAGGGCCTGCATCCCGCCGGAGACAAAATCAACGGCGTGATGGATGTAGAAACATGGAAAGCCATCCATAAATTTCAGGTACAGGTTTTTGGCGAAGACGAGGCCGATGGTATTGTAGGCCGGATGACCGCAGAAAGTCTGGGCATCACAGATTGGCCACGTGTGTAA
- a CDS encoding AIM24 family protein: protein MPDFPVRYRIRGDDVHILEVMLPPGGAIKAESGAMIYMDEGIEMDTPVELNPWQRIVLKKTGESIYNPVFHNYSDRVAVIAFAAPVPGGIIPLDLRNHGGVVICQKGSYLCGTLDVKLDIELTKDLKTAVFGKEGFIMQKMVGAGLGFIHGGGTIVERFLQDGETIRVDVASVAAFSGTIAYTFEIVRGVINKLVGGEGLWLFRLTGPGMVFLQSTRFNIHGDGES from the coding sequence ATGCCCGACTTTCCTGTTCGCTATCGTATCCGAGGCGATGATGTCCACATCCTCGAAGTGATGTTGCCTCCCGGCGGGGCCATTAAAGCAGAATCTGGCGCTATGATCTATATGGATGAAGGCATTGAGATGGATACACCTGTCGAGCTTAACCCTTGGCAACGCATAGTGCTCAAGAAGACCGGCGAAAGTATTTACAATCCCGTTTTCCACAATTACAGTGATCGAGTAGCGGTGATTGCCTTTGCTGCACCTGTTCCGGGTGGGATTATCCCTTTGGATTTGCGAAATCACGGTGGGGTGGTGATTTGCCAAAAAGGCTCATATTTGTGTGGGACATTGGATGTGAAGTTAGACATTGAACTCACCAAAGACCTGAAGACCGCTGTTTTTGGTAAAGAGGGGTTCATTATGCAGAAAATGGTTGGGGCTGGATTGGGCTTTATTCATGGTGGTGGAACCATTGTGGAACGCTTTTTACAGGATGGCGAAACCATACGGGTGGATGTGGCCTCGGTGGCGGCATTTAGCGGAACAATAGCATACACCTTCGAGATTGTCCGGGGGGTTATTAACAAATTGGTGGGTGGAGAAGGGTTGTGGCTGTTTAGGCTAACCGGCCCCGGAATGGTCTTTTTACAAAGTACCCGTTTTAATATTCATGGAGACGGCGAATCATAG